The following is a genomic window from Adhaeribacter radiodurans.
CATATACCGGATTAATTTAGGCGAATGAATAATTTCTTCGTAGTGCACAAAAAAGTACAGAGTTTGCAAGCCTTGTTCCATCCAGGTAGTTAATTGTTCTATCCAGGTATCGGCGCGGGCATAATCAGTAGCAGTATGCAAATACCCATTAAAACGAATAAAAGCCGTAGCGGTAGTCAGGCGTTGGTGCAGCACATTGCGGCGCCCAGCCACATCCGTAATAACTGTACTTACTTCGCAAGCTTCTAATAAAGCGCCTAATTCCGCAAACGCCACCTGGTCGGTAAACCACGCCGGATGGCGTAACTCCACCGCCAATGGAACTTCCCGCGGCAAACCAGTTAAAAACTTATCTAATACCTCAAATTGATTTGGTCCAAAATTAGGTGGCAGTTGCAAAAACGATACTCCCAGATTTTCTTTAAAGTTCAGTAAAGCGGTACAAAAAGCTTCTGTGGCACTTTCTACGCCTTGTAGTTCCTGCTCGTGGCTAATTTGTTTGGGCCATTTGGGACAAAACTTAAACTCCGGGGTAACAGCATTGCACCACTTAGCTACGGTAGCTTCGTCGGGTATACGGTAATGAGTAGTGTTTAATTCAATCGTATTAAATTGTTGGCTGTAGTAAGGCAGAAAATCTTTGGCCGATAATCCGGCCGGATAGTAGGTTCCCAACCAAGATTTATTCGCCCAGGTAGGACAGCCTAAATAAATTTTCGGTTTTAGGTAAGTAGCATGGGTTAGTTGCGCCAATAAGGTTGGAGTAGCCGGAGAAGCAGGTGGTAATTCGAAATTTACTATTTCAGGGTGCGATACTTTACCAAAATCCATAGATTTATAACTGAAAGCGGCCGATAAAATCTGGCGTTATCACCAGACAAATTCTTCATTTATAAAATAAATTTACTTTTTTTACAAGAATACTAATAGTACGTTTAAGATTACTTCTTAGGCGCTATTTACCTTAAAAAAGCTTCTAAATAGCTCTTATCTAATAAAAATACTGGATTTAAACCCGTACAATGCGCTATCTAAAAAGTGCCGTATCTACCACGTCCCTTTTCACAAAGCCACGCAAAAGGGCTATAATGTAGTTTTTATAAAATTTTATTCTATCTTTGTTTTTACACCAATTAATGAAGACATGATGTTAAACAAACTACCTTATGTATTCAGCCTTCTTATTATCGTTTTTTGTGGCCTGACGAGCGAGGGATTTGCTCAAAAAAAAGGTTCATCCGTTACGGGTTCTGCCACCTGGTACGGCTCTCAACATCAAGGCAGAAAAACCAGCAGCGGGGAAAGATTTAATAAAAATGAAATGACCGCCGCCCATAATACTCTCCCCTTCGGCACCAAAGTAAAAGTTACCAATATAGCCAACAATGAAAGCGTTGTGGTGCGTATAAACGATCGGGGTGGTTTCTGGAGAAGAGGCCATATCATTGATTTATCAGAAGCTGCTGCCCGCCGGATAAATGTAACGGGTACCAGTAAGGTAAGAGTTCAGGTATTAAATAATGAAGAGGCTACTGATTTAATGGCCTTAGATGATACTGAAGAAAAAGAATTACTTACTCCCATTGCAAGTCCTCTTCTTACAAATTATTACTTTGTTATACAAACCGGTTCTTTTGCCGATCCGGATAAGGCTAAGTTGCACTCCAATAAAATCAAAAACTTTACTCAACAGCTACCCACTATCATGAACGAAGATACCGTAAATGGTAAAAAAGTACACCGGGTAGTAACAGGAAAATTTACCAATCGCTCGGAAGCCGAAGAAGTGAAAGCGCAATTAGAAAAGAACGGTATCTCGGGCATGGTTAAACAAATAAGCGCCGGCTCTTAGTTTACATCCGCCAATAAAAGGCATTTCCCTTATTTAATATTTTATTTCTGGTTAAGTTCCGTGCGGCTATTCAATCTTACTAAATTTCTATTTACCTGATCTTTGAACGGATCAGGTAATTTGCTTATGTAAAGGCGGGTATTCGTCAGCGAGCTGGGACAATTAAATAACACTACCATCCGGATTTACTAAAAGAATCAAGGATGAATACTTGCGTCATATTTTTGGAAAGTACAATACGATATCCGAGAATGTAATTTCTGCTATTTCTGGCAATTGTGAATTACTAATTCAGGTAGTTTTTTCCTGAGTAATGCGCCGCCTTATCTATCTTACGGAGCAAGGTTTTTATAAGCTTATCAAATACTCTCTCTTCTTCCCGGTTGAAAATAAAAAAGCTTACCTTTGCACTCCTTTGTAACCAAATTTGCCTTGCTCCGGAATAAACACCCATGACCCAACCGCGTACCACTTCTGCTCATCCCGTCGAAAAAGGTTTACGATCTACCTTGTTGGGTATTATAGCTAATCTGGGCATGGTAGCTATAAAAGCCTTAGCAGGTTATTTTGGGAATTCGTACGCGCTTATTGCCGATGCCATTGAATCGGCTTCAGATGTGTTTACTTCATTTATTGTTT
Proteins encoded in this region:
- a CDS encoding septal ring lytic transglycosylase RlpA family protein, whose amino-acid sequence is MMLNKLPYVFSLLIIVFCGLTSEGFAQKKGSSVTGSATWYGSQHQGRKTSSGERFNKNEMTAAHNTLPFGTKVKVTNIANNESVVVRINDRGGFWRRGHIIDLSEAAARRINVTGTSKVRVQVLNNEEATDLMALDDTEEKELLTPIASPLLTNYYFVIQTGSFADPDKAKLHSNKIKNFTQQLPTIMNEDTVNGKKVHRVVTGKFTNRSEAEEVKAQLEKNGISGMVKQISAGS
- a CDS encoding DUF72 domain-containing protein encodes the protein MDFGKVSHPEIVNFELPPASPATPTLLAQLTHATYLKPKIYLGCPTWANKSWLGTYYPAGLSAKDFLPYYSQQFNTIELNTTHYRIPDEATVAKWCNAVTPEFKFCPKWPKQISHEQELQGVESATEAFCTALLNFKENLGVSFLQLPPNFGPNQFEVLDKFLTGLPREVPLAVELRHPAWFTDQVAFAELGALLEACEVSTVITDVAGRRNVLHQRLTTATAFIRFNGYLHTATDYARADTWIEQLTTWMEQGLQTLYFFVHYEEIIHSPKLIRYMLEKLAAASGVPAEGAKPIPQPVQGSLFD